A stretch of the Nitrospirota bacterium genome encodes the following:
- a CDS encoding DUF488 domain-containing protein, whose translation MIKTKRVYDPQEPEDGARFLIDRLWPRGIKKDALNFNAWLKDIAPSNQLRIWFGHKPEKWDEFRKRYFTELDSRTEAVRLLIESASHNNVTLLYSAKDKSHNNAIVLKEYLEKQVCVCR comes from the coding sequence ATGATCAAAACTAAAAGAGTCTATGACCCTCAGGAACCTGAAGATGGTGCACGTTTCCTGATTGACCGTCTATGGCCAAGAGGAATAAAGAAAGATGCACTAAATTTTAATGCATGGTTAAAAGACATTGCACCAAGTAATCAACTCCGGATATGGTTCGGGCATAAGCCTGAAAAATGGGATGAATTCCGGAAACGGTATTTTACAGAATTAGACAGCCGAACAGAGGCTGTAAGGCTACTTATAGAATCTGCATCACATAATAATGTTACGCTTCTGTATAGTGCAAAAGACAAGTCACATAATAATGCGATAGTTTTAAAAGAATATTTGGAGAAACAGGTTTGCGTGTGCCGGTGA
- a CDS encoding glycogen/starch/alpha-glucan phosphorylase produces the protein MKEENGDENIFVFGLHAGEVENLKRTGYNPYSYYQSNR, from the coding sequence ATGAAAGAGGAGAATGGTGATGAAAACATCTTTGTCTTCGGCCTTCATGCCGGAGAGGTAGAGAATCTGAAAAGAACCGGTTACAACCCGTACTCATATTATCAATCTAACCGGTAA
- a CDS encoding type II toxin-antitoxin system RelE/ParE family toxin: MKQQSFYKLRMPDDIAGLIRGMHPNLKKKIKASLQTILNNPYSGKYLKDELEGLWSFRVSKFRIVYRNTDKKQIEIIAIGPRKNIYKETYRIISKEKETLG, translated from the coding sequence ATGAAACAACAATCTTTCTATAAACTCAGGATGCCTGACGACATAGCAGGACTAATCAGGGGAATGCATCCGAACCTGAAAAAGAAGATCAAGGCATCCTTGCAGACAATCCTCAATAATCCATATTCCGGTAAATACCTTAAAGACGAACTCGAAGGGTTATGGAGTTTCCGGGTTAGTAAATTCAGGATAGTTTATAGGAACACAGATAAAAAACAGATAGAAATTATTGCTATTGGCCCCCGTAAAAACATATATAAGGAAACATACCGGATAATCAGCAAAGAGAAGGAAACTTTAGGTTGA
- a CDS encoding type II toxin-antitoxin system Phd/YefM family antitoxin, whose translation MKTLSLSEAKMKFSGLVEAVSTTDEEVVITKNGRPAAVLISPAEFESMRETTAIRSDSEMMEEIKKGLKALKNNKAKLYSLEDLFK comes from the coding sequence ATGAAGACATTATCGCTATCAGAAGCCAAGATGAAGTTTAGCGGGCTTGTGGAGGCTGTCAGTACCACTGATGAAGAGGTGGTGATTACGAAGAATGGGCGCCCGGCTGCAGTATTAATAAGCCCTGCTGAATTTGAGAGCATGAGAGAAACTACTGCTATTCGTTCTGACTCAGAGATGATGGAAGAGATAAAGAAAGGGCTTAAAGCTTTAAAAAATAATAAAGCTAAACTGTACTCTCTTGAGGATTTATTCAAATAA